The Bacteroidota bacterium genome has a window encoding:
- a CDS encoding tetratricopeptide repeat protein, whose product MKALTPLSLLCLLMLLAPFANAQLRGQDRIDSLTLALSKAPQDTNKVTILLSLSRATFFTDSASSIEYGLQALKTAEALKDEKVVSEVCYFLGNWYTQMGVYKLALDYLFRSLEHQKKIDDAEGIASILNNIGGIYASMSDFPKALEYAFDALRYFEKSGNKNGQANCLINIGNHYLAQSDYKEALEYYLKAKKVYEDLNATAGKALAVGNIGSVYGSMGEHLKAEGYFRASLDLYRKLEDFEGVERNLSNLGQMALLMKRYEVALERFDSALALSREPELMANAGYEHAGLAGTYLGLAETKPVNGMPGHYVRMARMHADSAVTLLESLGDLNALSNALETQSKIEAMAGNFSAAYRQQVRFKMLNDSIFNMERDRKFAQTTLQYEFEKKEAAAKAEQEKKDIRQRNIRNSITAGLGGALIFLVVVYRQRNRISKEKKRSDELLLNILPEEVAEELKAKGEADAVQIDQATVLFTDFKGFTAMSESLSPKELVRDLNECFSAFDRITEKYGIEKIKTIGDSYMAAGGLPTPNSTHAADVVRAALEMRDFIAAGKSKKLSAGHPYFEVRIGVHTGPVVAGIVGVKKFQYDIWGDTVNTASRMESSGEAGKVNVSSTTYALVKDRFACSHRGKISAKGKGEVDMYFVEPM is encoded by the coding sequence ATGAAAGCACTTACGCCCCTCTCTCTCCTGTGCTTGCTGATGCTGCTTGCGCCTTTTGCAAACGCGCAGTTGCGCGGCCAAGACCGGATCGACTCCCTTACGCTGGCGTTGTCCAAGGCCCCGCAAGACACGAACAAAGTGACCATCCTGCTTTCCCTGAGCAGGGCTACGTTCTTTACCGACTCGGCATCTTCCATTGAATACGGCTTGCAGGCGTTGAAGACCGCCGAAGCCCTCAAAGATGAAAAGGTCGTTTCGGAAGTCTGCTATTTCCTGGGCAACTGGTACACGCAGATGGGTGTGTATAAACTCGCGCTGGATTATCTATTCCGGTCGCTGGAGCACCAGAAAAAAATCGACGACGCAGAAGGGATTGCTTCGATATTGAACAACATCGGAGGTATTTATGCAAGCATGTCGGATTTCCCCAAGGCATTGGAGTATGCATTCGATGCTTTACGGTATTTCGAAAAGAGCGGTAATAAGAACGGGCAAGCCAACTGCCTGATCAATATCGGCAATCACTACCTCGCGCAATCCGATTACAAGGAAGCACTGGAGTATTACCTCAAAGCGAAGAAAGTCTATGAGGACCTGAACGCAACCGCTGGCAAGGCACTGGCCGTCGGTAACATCGGGAGTGTGTATGGATCCATGGGTGAACACCTCAAGGCCGAAGGGTATTTCCGCGCGTCGCTCGACCTGTACCGGAAGCTTGAGGATTTCGAAGGAGTCGAACGCAACCTCAGTAACCTTGGGCAGATGGCCCTGCTCATGAAGCGCTACGAAGTGGCGTTGGAACGATTCGACTCCGCCCTGGCCTTGTCGCGCGAACCCGAACTCATGGCCAATGCCGGCTACGAACACGCCGGCCTTGCGGGAACCTACCTCGGACTCGCGGAGACCAAACCGGTGAATGGCATGCCGGGCCATTACGTCCGGATGGCCCGCATGCATGCCGACAGTGCCGTTACTTTACTGGAATCCCTAGGCGACCTCAACGCACTGTCGAATGCACTTGAGACCCAGAGTAAGATCGAGGCGATGGCCGGCAACTTCAGTGCCGCGTATCGACAGCAGGTACGTTTCAAGATGCTCAACGATTCCATCTTCAACATGGAACGCGACCGCAAGTTCGCTCAGACGACCCTTCAGTACGAGTTTGAAAAGAAGGAAGCGGCCGCGAAAGCTGAGCAGGAGAAGAAGGATATTCGGCAACGGAACATCCGGAATTCCATAACGGCCGGCCTGGGCGGTGCGCTCATCTTCCTGGTCGTGGTCTACCGGCAGCGTAACCGGATCAGCAAGGAGAAAAAACGAAGCGACGAGTTGCTCCTCAACATTCTTCCTGAAGAAGTGGCCGAGGAACTGAAAGCGAAAGGCGAAGCGGATGCCGTGCAGATCGATCAGGCGACCGTGCTATTCACCGATTTCAAAGGCTTTACCGCGATGAGTGAATCGCTCAGTCCGAAGGAACTGGTACGTGATCTCAACGAGTGCTTCAGCGCGTTCGACCGGATCACCGAAAAGTACGGGATCGAGAAGATCAAGACCATCGGCGACTCCTACATGGCTGCCGGGGGATTGCCCACGCCCAATTCGACGCATGCCGCGGATGTAGTCAGGGCCGCGCTGGAGATGCGAGACTTCATCGCAGCGGGTAAATCAAAGAAACTGTCCGCCGGCCATCCGTATTTCGAAGTGCGCATCGGCGTGCATACCGGCCCGGTCGTGGCAGGGATTGTCGGCGTGAAAAAATTCCAATACGACATCTGGGGCGACACGGTCAACACCGCCAGTCGGATGGAGAGCAGCGGCGAAGCGGGAAAGGTCAATGTTTCCAGTACGACCTATGCATTAGTTAAGGACCGTTTCGCTTGCAGTCATCGTGGAAAGATCAGCGCGAAAGGCAAAGGCGAGGTCGACATGTACTTCGTGGAACCGATGTGA